From the genome of Silurus meridionalis isolate SWU-2019-XX chromosome 12, ASM1480568v1, whole genome shotgun sequence, one region includes:
- the LOC124394779 gene encoding olfactory receptor 52K1-like, with protein MNLSVNNSNGTGTFDNGFYLVAFNSLGSKNYLILALGIIYVITLLCNFTLLAMIMMNSSLHNPKFLAVCNLAVVDISINSVIIPQMVPVFVFNLNHLSFEACFTQMFFMHFFGDMESFSLALLAYDRLIAICFPLRYPTINTNLRMMVIIAALWLLVVLIEIYPVVLASRLSYCRSRVVSSSCCEHGQVFRLACGDISYNRSLATTKTLAVLLGPLTFIVCSYVIVVVAVLRIASTAQRWKAFNTCFTHMVLVLIYFMPVILAYILGNLQLVQSLDLYTTVLTVSSTLPAMLNPIIYSLKTEELQEKLLKLFGPQKVSPQLMK; from the coding sequence ATGAATTTAAGTGTTAATAACTCCAATGGAACTGGTACATTTGATAATGGATTTTATTTAGTTGCTTTTAACTCTTTGGGCAGTAAGAACTACCTGATCCTGGCATTGGGAATTATCTATGTGATTACTCTACTATGTAATTTTACACTTCTGGCTATGATCATGATGAACTCAAGTCTACATAACCCCAAATTTCTTGCGGTGTGTAACCTGGCAGTAGTTGACATTTCTATAAACAGTGTTATTATTCCTCAAATGGTTcctgtttttgtatttaatcttaatcacctcagttttgAAGCATGCTTCACTCAAATGTTTTTCATGCACTTTTTTGGTGACATGGAATCCTTTTCACTAGCCCTATTGGCTTATGATCGCCTGATTGCTATCTGCTTTCCTTTGCGCTACCCAACAATCAATACTAATCTAAGGATGATGGTTATCATAGCTGCATTGTGGTTACTGGTAGTTTTAATTGAGATTTACCCTGTAGTTTTGGCCAGTCGACTCTCCTACTGTAGATCAAGGGTAGTATCAAGCTCTTGTTGTGAACATGGTCAAGTCTTCCGCCTAGCCTGTGGAGATATTTCTTATAACAGAAGTCTAGCAACTACTAAGACATTAGCTGTTCTTCTTGGTCCACTGACTTTTATTGTTTGCTCGTATGTGATTGTGGTGGTAGCGGTGCTGCGAATTGCATCCACAGCCCAACGCTGGAAGGCCTTCAACACCTGTTTTACTCACATGGTCCTGGTCCTCATTTATTTTATGCCAGTTATTTTGGCTTATATACTAGGGAACTTGCAATTAGTGCAATCACTTGATCTTTACACAACTGTTCTGACTGTGTCCAGTACACTACCAGCCATGTTAAACCCTATTATATACAGTTTAAAGACTGAGGAACTGCAAGAGAAGTTGCTGAAACTTTTTGGGCCACAGAAAGTGTCACCACAGTTAATGAAATAG
- the LOC124394799 gene encoding olfactory receptor 1M1-like, whose translation MSALNTGLKQNASFVRPEYFFISGFSGIPYSQFYFVFLIVVYIVSLCGNSVVIFMILVDKNLHTPKYMGILNLALSDFGETNALIPNLVKTFFFDSQYISYEACLANMFFTFYFYTGQSLSLVVLAYDRFIAICLPLRYHVIVNNSSMFAIIAAIWVLNFVTIGTTVLLITRLSFCKTTEVQSFFCDHGPIYTIACNDNSINSFMAKLCVVVYIYIPLTVIVLSYIGILLALTKITTWEGRFKALKTCVSHLLVVGIFFLPVLSAYLAAVVSFLHPNARIINTSLSRTIPSMLNPIIYVLNTKEFRGLIVKMVKRKTTNISEVHALAK comes from the coding sequence ATGAGTGCTTTGAACACTggtttaaaacaaaatgcatcATTTGTGCGTCCAGAGTACTTTTTCATCAGTGGATTTTCTGGAATACCTTACAGCCaattctattttgtttttttaattgttgtctATATTGTTTCACTGTGTGGGAATTCAGTTGTCATTTTTATGATTCTAGTGGATAAAAAtctgcacactccaaaatacaTGGGAATCTTAAACTTAGCTCTGTCAGACTTTGGTGAAACAAATGCACTAATTCCTAACCTAGTGAAGACTTTCTTTTTTGATTCACAGTACATATCTTACGAGGCATGTTTGGCTAatatgttttttactttttacttttatactgGACAGTCTTTAAGTCTTGTTGTCTTGGCTTATGATCGTTTTATTGCCATTTGCTTACCCCTGAGGTACCATGTAATTGTAAATAACTCCTCCATGTTTGCAATTATAGCGGCAATATGggttttaaattttgttacaATTGGTACCACTGTACTATTGATTACACGACTTTCATTCTGTAAAACCACTGAGGTCCAAAGCTTTTTTTGTGATCATGGGCCAATTTATACAATTGCTTGTAATGACAACAGCATAAATTCCTTCATGGCAAAATTATGTGTTGTAGTATACATCTATATACCATTGACTGTTATAGTCTTATCATATATAGGCATTCTGTTGGCCTTAACTAAGATTACAACGTGGGAGGGTCGTTTTAAAGCGCTCAAAACATGTGTCTCTCATCTGTTAGTTGTAGGAATATTCTTCCTTCCTGTATTGAGTGCATACCTTGCAGCAGTTGTATCCTTTCTACATCCCAATGCTAGGATAATTAATACTTCACTATCAAGAACTATTCCATCCATGTTAAATCCTATCATTTATGTCTTGAACACAAAGGAATTCAGAGGCTTAATAGTGAAAATGGTTAAACGAAAAACCACCAATATTTCTGAAGTGCATGCTTTAGCAAAGTGA
- the LOC124394291 gene encoding putative gustatory receptor clone PTE01, translating to MNSIKSTSVLNSSLLQNASFVRPEYFFISGFSGLPFSQYYFVFLIFVYIISLCGNSIVLFMILVDKNLHIPKYMGIFNLALSDFGETNTLIPNLVKTFLSDSRYISYEACLANMFFSFFFAGGQSLTLAAMAYDRFIAICLPLRYHVIVNNSFMFATITSIWLINFVIIGTMVILITQLSFCKTNEVKSFFCDHGPIYRLACNDNSINAFMANFCIAVYLYVPLTAIILSYIGILLALTKITTWEGRLKALKTCISHLLVVGIFFLPVSSTYIAALTLPLHPNARIINTSLSATIPSMVNPIIYVLNTKEFRGFILKMLKRRNTTNPQVHASEM from the coding sequence ATGAACAGCATTAAAAGCACAAGTGTTTTGAACTCCAGTTTATTACAAAATGCATCATTTGTGCGTCCTGAGTACTTTTTCATCAGTGGATTTTCTGGGCTACCATTCAGCCAAtactattttgtttttttaatttttgtctaTATTATCTCTCTGTGTGGAAACTCAATTGTCCTTTTCATGATATTAGTTGACAAAAATCTGCACATTCCTAAATACATGGGAATCTTTAATTTAGCTCTGTCAGACTTTGGTGAAACAAATACACTGATTCCTAACCTTGTGAAGACATTTCTTTCTGATTCACGGTACATATCCTATGAAGCATGTTTGgctaatatgtttttttcttttttctttgctggtGGACAGTCTTTAACTCTTGCTGCCATGGCCTATGATCGATTTATTGCTATTTGTTTACCTCTGAGGTACCatgtaattgtaaataattCCTTCATGTTTGCAACCATAACGTCAATATGGTTAattaattttgtaataattgGCACAATGGTAATTTTGATTACACAACTTTCATTCTGTAAAACCAATGaagtaaaaagctttttttgtgaTCATGGACCAATTTATAGACTTGCTTGTAATGACAACAGCATAAATGCCTTCATGGCAAACTTTTGTATTGCAGTTTACCTCTATGTACCTTTGACTGCCATAATCTTGTCATATATAGGAATTCTGCTGGCTTTAACTAAGATTACAACATGGGAAGGTCGTCTTAAAGCACTCAAAACTTGTATCTCTCATTTGCTGGTAGTAGGAATATTTTTCCTTCCTGTATCGAGTACTTATATTGCTGCATTAACATTGCCCCTCCATCCTAATGCTAGGATAATTAATACTTCACTTTCAGCAACAATTCCATCTATGGTAAATCCCATAATTTATGTCTTGAACACAAAGGAATTCAGAGGCTTTATACTGAAGATGCTTAAAAGGAGAAATACCACAAATCCCCAGGTGCATGCTTCAGAAATGTAA